One genomic region from Candidatus Zixiibacteriota bacterium encodes:
- a CDS encoding HAD-IA family hydrolase, with protein MGLLTEKKAALFDLGSTLIEYENISWNDVYKLSIMEGFKLLEGHNFLFSEKSKLMEGFVSVVNEMIAHSMEIQKEPDLRRFFIDFFKKHEHDLSDEIYDDFLEHYYQPIRDHLSLIPGAIDVLHFFKSKGCKLGLISNTVFPQRYHYEDMQNFGVLEFFDEIVFSSEFEYRKPHPAIFEHVLRKLDISADQAFFVGDRVDVDVAGAKNAGITAILKLKSDRVYENHGKADLIIDDLAELIENY; from the coding sequence ATGGGATTACTTACCGAAAAAAAAGCGGCCCTGTTCGATCTCGGGTCGACATTGATCGAATATGAGAACATCAGTTGGAATGATGTATACAAACTCAGCATCATGGAAGGTTTCAAGTTGCTGGAGGGGCATAATTTCTTATTCTCGGAAAAAAGCAAATTGATGGAAGGATTTGTCTCGGTTGTCAATGAGATGATTGCTCACAGCATGGAGATTCAGAAAGAACCCGACCTGAGGCGCTTTTTTATTGATTTCTTTAAGAAGCATGAACATGATCTCAGCGATGAAATCTACGATGATTTCCTGGAGCATTACTACCAGCCTATCCGTGATCATTTAAGCTTGATTCCGGGAGCTATTGATGTACTCCATTTTTTCAAGTCAAAAGGATGCAAGCTGGGGCTGATCTCTAACACTGTTTTCCCTCAAAGATATCATTACGAGGATATGCAGAATTTTGGTGTGCTTGAATTCTTCGATGAGATCGTATTTTCCTCGGAATTCGAATACCGCAAGCCTCACCCGGCAATATTTGAACATGTTCTCAGAAAGCTTGACATTTCAGCCGATCAGGCTTTCTTTGTGGGTGATCGAGTCGATGTCGATGTTGCTGGAGCCAAGAACGCCGGAATCACCGCGATTCTCAAGTTGAAGTCAGATCGTGTTTATGAAAATCATGGTAAGGCCGATCTGATCATCGACGACCTGGCGGAATTGATCGAAAACTATTGA